A window of the Henckelia pumila isolate YLH828 chromosome 3, ASM3356847v2, whole genome shotgun sequence genome harbors these coding sequences:
- the LOC140886140 gene encoding probable pectate lyase P59 has protein sequence MGSAGNSNMRGIKLINSLVILFYAFASILPSLRAEIEEFDEFWQKRAAKAWNRSLESYEPEPHKIVSHLNMNVHRTLKEIGLDYSSSNSSARRLIGKISSNSGPCQATNPIDRCWRCQPDWASNRFRLADCGLGFGYKAKGGKNGKMYVVTDPSDTNVVNPKPGTLRYAVIQKEPLWIIFERDMVIRLTQELIMESNKTIDARGARVHIANGAGITIQYVSNVIIHGLRIHDIVQGSGGLVRDSVDHFGLRTRSDGDGISIFGAQDIWIDHVSMTNCYDGLIDAIMGSTGITISNSHFTDHNEAMLFGASDSHSQDEIMQITVAFNHFGKRMVQRMPRCRWGYVHVVNNDYTHWNMYAIGGSMHPTIISQGNRFIAPPDNPFAKEVTKREYSPESVWKQWTWRSEGDLFLRGAFFVQSGDPNWSSKHPEKYDKISAAPATLVAEMTKFAGWLNCRAGVPC, from the exons atgGGTAGCGCAGGAAATAGCAACATGCGcggcattaaattaattaattcgttGGTCATCTTGTTTTATGCTTTTGCTTCGATTCTTCCCTCCCTGAGAGCTGAAATTGAGGAATTTGATGAGTTCTGGCAGAAGCGAGCCGCCAAGGCCTGGAATCGATCGCTGGAATCTTACGAGCCAGAACCTCATAAAATAGTGAGCCACTTGAATATGAATGTCCACAG GACATTAAAAGAAATAGGACTGGACTATTCGAGCTCAAATAGTAGCGCGAGAAGATTGATAGGAAAGATCAGTTCCAACAGCGGCCCATGCCAGGCCACCAATCCCATCGACAGGTGCTGGAGATGCCAACCCGATTGGGCATCCAACCGGTTCAGGCTCGCAGACTGTGGTTTAGGCTTTGGCTACAAGGCAAAGGGCGGAAAGAACGGAAAGATGTACGTGGTGACCGACCCCTCCGACACCAACGTGGTGAACCCGAAACCAGGGACTCTACGGTATGCAGTGATCCAGAAGGAGCCACTATGGATCATTTTCGAGCGCGACATGGTCATCAGGCTGACCCAGGAACTGATCATGGAGAGCAACAAGACCATCGATGCTCGTGGGGCCAGGGTTCACATCGCTAATGGCGCGGGTATCACCATCCAGTACGTGAGCAATGTGATCATACATGGGTTGAGGATTCATGACATTGTTCAAGGGAGTGGTGGGTTGGTGAGGGACTCGGTGGATCATTTCGGGTTAAGGACGAGGAGTGATGGTGATGGGATTTCCATTTTCGGGGCCCAGGACATATGGATTGATCATGTGTCCATGACAAATTGTTACGACGGCCTTATAGATGCGATCATGGGCTCGACTGGCATCACCATTTCCAACAGCCATTTCACGGATCACAACGAG GCGATGCTTTTCGGGGCTAGCGACAGCCACTCTCAAGACGAGATAATGCAGATAACGGTAGCATTCAACCACTTCGGCAAGAGAATGGTGCAGAGAATGCCGCGGTGCAGATGGGGTTATGTCCATGTCGTGAACAATGACTACACGCACTGGAACATGTATGCCATCGGCGGTAGCATGCACCCGACTATTATCAGCCAGGGAAACCGGTTCATCGCCCCTCCCGACAACCCTTTCGCCAAGGAG GTGACAAAGAGAGAGTATTCACCTGAATCAGTGTGGAAACAGTGGACATGGAGATCAGAGGGTGATCTTTTCTTGAGAGGAGCATTCTTTGTTCAATCCGGTGACCCCAACTGGTCCAGCAAGCATCCCGAGAAATACGACAAGATATCTGCCGCTCCTGCAACGCTCGTCGCAGAAATGACCAAGTTTGCCGGTTGGCTCAACTGCAGGGCGGGGGTGCCATGTTAG